A single window of Streptomyces cathayae DNA harbors:
- a CDS encoding DUF397 domain-containing protein, producing MASSMNDLSTAVWRKSSYSNGTGGDCVEVAEAFPGAARWRKSTYSNGDGGDCLEVCDAHTGVVPVRDSKVPHGPVLTITAGAWTSFVTSLM from the coding sequence ATGGCAAGCAGCATGAATGACTTGAGCACGGCCGTCTGGCGCAAGAGCAGCTACAGCAACGGAACGGGCGGCGACTGCGTCGAGGTGGCCGAGGCCTTCCCCGGCGCCGCCCGCTGGCGCAAGAGCACCTACAGCAACGGTGATGGCGGCGACTGCCTCGAAGTGTGCGACGCCCACACCGGCGTCGTCCCCGTCCGTGACTCCAAGGTCCCCCACGGCCCGGTCCTCACCATCACGGCAGGTGCCTGGACGTCGTTCGTCACGTCCCTCATGTAG
- a CDS encoding peptidoglycan recognition protein family protein, with product MSPRGTRARRTRTSKRTIWLAAGAVVIAGTGVTAVAVGGGSEGGGGADEAARPAQAHTLALTGKDPKKRELPRTETQLFSLVGVSWEDSADEFEGTAQIRTRGAEDGAWTDWRDLDFDIRAPETQEGDATGVRGASEPLWVGPSDAVEARVVAGGKETAVPDALRLDMIDPGETKGGKGKGKGKGETGKGQENGKGNGNENGKGNGKGNGKTPAEPGDSGTAAPDPSQSGGETEPSSAPEQSAGPSSEPTAEPGSPSEEPTAPEPSEEPTQDPTQEPTAEPSAPVPSEEPTAEPGGPSEEPTAPEPSEEPTQDPTQEPTAEPSAPAPSEEPTEEPTADPTTEPTAEPSAQPDPAESTTPAAPAAPAVVSRADWGADESLVADPSDYLDKVDAVFVHHTAGTNSYECADSPAIIRGILTYHVKSNGWNDIGYNFFVDKCGTVFEGRAGGTDKPVRGAHTYGFNGSSAGVSLLGDYENGGTPTAAAKQAIADISAWKLGLHGVDPEAKVTLTAAADTRVWKNGEKATLNTVSGHRDGFGTLCPGVALYSALPEIRRTAGASEYAG from the coding sequence ATGAGTCCAAGAGGAACCCGCGCGCGGCGTACGAGAACGTCGAAGCGCACGATCTGGCTGGCGGCCGGGGCCGTGGTCATCGCAGGTACCGGAGTGACGGCCGTGGCTGTGGGCGGAGGCTCCGAGGGCGGCGGCGGCGCCGACGAGGCCGCGCGTCCCGCGCAGGCCCATACGCTGGCGCTGACCGGCAAGGATCCGAAGAAGCGCGAACTGCCGCGCACGGAAACACAGTTGTTCTCACTCGTCGGTGTCTCCTGGGAGGACAGCGCCGACGAGTTCGAGGGCACCGCGCAGATCCGTACCCGCGGTGCGGAGGACGGCGCGTGGACCGACTGGCGCGACCTCGACTTCGACATCCGGGCGCCCGAGACGCAGGAGGGTGACGCCACCGGTGTCCGGGGCGCGTCCGAGCCGCTGTGGGTGGGGCCGTCGGACGCCGTCGAGGCCCGTGTCGTGGCCGGCGGCAAGGAGACCGCCGTGCCGGACGCGCTGCGGCTGGACATGATCGACCCGGGCGAGACGAAGGGCGGCAAGGGCAAGGGCAAGGGGAAGGGGGAAACCGGCAAGGGACAGGAGAACGGCAAGGGCAACGGGAACGAGAACGGCAAGGGCAACGGCAAGGGCAACGGCAAGACGCCCGCCGAGCCCGGCGACTCCGGCACCGCCGCCCCGGACCCGTCGCAGTCCGGCGGGGAAACCGAGCCGAGCAGCGCCCCGGAGCAGTCGGCCGGGCCGTCCTCGGAGCCGACCGCGGAGCCCGGCAGTCCGAGCGAGGAGCCGACGGCGCCGGAGCCCTCCGAGGAGCCGACGCAGGACCCGACACAGGAACCGACGGCCGAACCGAGCGCTCCCGTCCCGAGCGAGGAGCCGACCGCGGAGCCCGGCGGCCCGAGCGAGGAGCCGACGGCGCCGGAGCCCTCCGAGGAGCCGACGCAGGACCCGACACAGGAACCGACGGCCGAACCGAGCGCCCCCGCCCCGAGCGAGGAGCCGACGGAGGAGCCCACCGCCGACCCGACCACCGAGCCCACGGCGGAGCCGAGCGCCCAGCCGGACCCGGCCGAGTCGACGACGCCGGCCGCTCCCGCCGCACCGGCGGTCGTCAGCCGCGCCGACTGGGGTGCGGACGAGTCGCTCGTCGCCGACCCGTCGGACTACCTGGACAAGGTCGACGCGGTCTTCGTGCACCACACGGCCGGTACGAACAGCTACGAGTGCGCTGATTCACCGGCCATCATCCGGGGGATCCTCACGTACCACGTGAAGAGCAACGGCTGGAACGACATCGGCTACAACTTCTTCGTCGACAAGTGTGGAACGGTCTTCGAGGGCCGCGCGGGCGGCACCGACAAGCCGGTCCGGGGCGCTCACACGTACGGCTTCAACGGCTCCTCGGCCGGTGTCTCGCTGCTCGGCGACTACGAGAACGGCGGCACGCCGACGGCCGCGGCCAAGCAGGCGATCGCCGACATCTCCGCCTGGAAGCTCGGCCTGCACGGCGTCGACCCGGAGGCGAAGGTGACCCTCACCGCCGCGGCTGACACCAGGGTCTGGAAGAACGGTGAGAAGGCCACGCTGAACACCGTCTCCGGCCACCGCGACGGCTTCGGCACGCTCTGCCCGGGTGTCGCGCTCTACTCGGCGCTGCCGGAGATCCGCCGCACGGCGGGCGCGTCGGAGTACGCGGGCTGA
- a CDS encoding SMI1/KNR4 family protein, whose amino-acid sequence MSSIHDLATWEPLLRLVRDAHAEELAAPGGCFTGQVGLGGWTLPAPQPHPAPGRALQVADMQDQFTAVDRVQDALRADGLNNVSYVVETAPDGATLLHVVDSGPAVEYGVVSPFVGALLLVEGAVPEPWRRLPEEVPGAVPASSADPALLEQTLRERLPDAVGAAEEEIAEAEARLGVTLPDELKALYRVTRARWQDWGDDYEAAERVSDAVGCELFSLDGLYIGDAQSRPCPWQFAADDAVVTAPDTAVQGLVGSPGWIVFGDNGGGDRLALDLTPGPGGHIGQVIVIDHERSIGAGLRADSLTDMVVNRPSGWHQDRDGDNPPVVARVNIRYLESVKTAAHPALEVLSIGAWQGEPIGLAPVVGLPRLRTLTAYPGTLADPLEITGLTGLEYLSLGPEEWRVLLDAGAVPRSLSAAGIEVQGKRHPLPILDLANELLALWDRPLISRTVLEARLDTDR is encoded by the coding sequence TTGTCCTCGATACATGACCTCGCGACCTGGGAGCCGCTGCTGCGGCTGGTGCGGGATGCCCACGCGGAGGAGCTTGCCGCGCCGGGTGGTTGCTTCACGGGCCAGGTCGGTCTGGGCGGCTGGACCCTGCCCGCGCCACAGCCGCACCCGGCGCCGGGGCGGGCCTTGCAGGTGGCGGACATGCAGGACCAGTTCACCGCCGTGGACCGGGTACAGGACGCCCTCAGGGCCGACGGCCTGAACAATGTGTCGTACGTGGTCGAGACGGCGCCGGACGGGGCGACGCTGCTCCATGTCGTCGACTCCGGACCTGCCGTGGAGTACGGCGTCGTCAGCCCCTTCGTGGGAGCCCTGCTCCTGGTCGAAGGCGCCGTTCCCGAGCCCTGGCGGCGCCTGCCCGAGGAGGTCCCCGGTGCGGTGCCGGCGTCGTCGGCGGACCCGGCACTGCTGGAGCAGACCCTCCGCGAGCGGCTGCCCGACGCCGTCGGTGCCGCGGAGGAGGAGATCGCCGAAGCCGAGGCGCGCCTCGGTGTCACGCTGCCCGACGAACTCAAGGCGCTCTACCGGGTGACCCGGGCGCGGTGGCAGGACTGGGGCGACGACTACGAGGCGGCGGAGCGGGTCAGCGATGCGGTCGGCTGTGAGCTCTTCTCCTTGGACGGGCTCTACATCGGGGATGCCCAGTCCCGTCCCTGCCCTTGGCAGTTCGCCGCCGACGACGCCGTCGTCACGGCCCCGGACACCGCCGTGCAGGGCCTGGTCGGGTCGCCGGGGTGGATCGTGTTCGGTGACAACGGCGGCGGTGACCGGCTGGCCCTCGACCTGACACCGGGGCCGGGCGGACACATCGGGCAGGTCATCGTGATCGACCACGAGCGGAGCATCGGCGCCGGACTGCGCGCCGACTCGCTCACCGACATGGTGGTCAACCGGCCCAGCGGCTGGCACCAGGACCGTGATGGAGACAACCCTCCGGTGGTGGCCCGGGTGAACATCCGCTACCTGGAGAGTGTGAAGACCGCCGCCCATCCTGCACTGGAGGTACTCAGCATCGGCGCATGGCAGGGCGAGCCGATCGGCCTCGCCCCGGTCGTCGGGCTTCCCCGTCTGCGGACCCTCACCGCCTACCCGGGCACGCTCGCCGATCCCCTGGAGATCACCGGGCTGACGGGGCTGGAATACCTGAGCCTTGGCCCCGAGGAGTGGCGCGTCCTCCTCGACGCCGGTGCCGTCCCCCGGAGTCTGTCGGCGGCCGGTATCGAGGTCCAGGGCAAGCGGCACCCGCTGCCGATCCTGGACCTCGCCAACGAACTCCTCGCCCTGTGGGACCGCCCCCTCATCAGCCGGACGGTCCTCGAAGCCCGCCTGGACACCGACCGGTGA
- a CDS encoding NUDIX hydrolase yields the protein MDLFVADRLRLVEALTPQLSSEDRRAMDDAWDAAVRVNPTLFDGPVAGCTGLEHDARDGLVLTWVRATYRFYVLRRVPGASVRLPALFVAVAQPADDGRLLVGRMASWTTAPGRWQLPGGSVEPPPDGEPLDLAALSRHAARELAEETGVDIPADDLTPWQVTRGANGSVGVLFQAPPRPAPWLHERFAALTSAEHALGRVPELDRLALVRSHADLTGLDGPRVAYLEPVLRRHGRFRPTGRTGGPATDRGRPQSRPGGE from the coding sequence ATGGACCTCTTCGTCGCTGACCGGTTGCGACTGGTCGAAGCCCTGACGCCTCAGCTGTCGTCGGAGGACCGTCGCGCCATGGACGACGCCTGGGACGCGGCGGTCCGGGTCAACCCGACCCTGTTCGACGGGCCGGTGGCCGGGTGTACGGGCCTGGAGCACGACGCACGTGACGGCCTCGTCCTGACCTGGGTGCGGGCGACGTACCGGTTCTACGTCCTGCGCAGGGTGCCCGGCGCGTCCGTACGGTTGCCGGCCCTGTTCGTGGCCGTCGCGCAGCCGGCGGACGACGGGCGCCTACTGGTGGGGCGGATGGCGTCCTGGACGACCGCGCCCGGCCGCTGGCAGCTGCCGGGCGGCTCGGTCGAGCCTCCACCGGACGGCGAGCCCCTCGACCTGGCCGCCCTCAGTCGGCATGCGGCCCGAGAGCTGGCCGAGGAGACCGGTGTCGATATTCCTGCCGACGACCTCACCCCCTGGCAGGTCACCCGGGGCGCCAACGGCAGCGTCGGCGTCCTGTTCCAGGCCCCGCCCCGACCGGCACCCTGGCTGCACGAGCGCTTCGCCGCCCTCACCTCCGCCGAACACGCCCTCGGCCGCGTCCCGGAACTGGACCGCCTCGCCCTCGTCCGCTCCCACGCCGACCTGACCGGCCTCGATGGTCCGCGGGTGGCCTACCTGGAGCCGGTCCTCCGCCGCCATGGCCGGTTCCGGCCCACCGGTCGGACGGGCGGGCCCGCCACAGATCGCGGGAGACCGCAATCTCGGCCAGGTGGTGAATGA
- a CDS encoding SMI1/KNR4 family protein, with product MTAAPDQRPVEATLDFLRSAFGPEWREPPLGHEGVAVWETENRVTLPEPYRTFVAEISNGCSLGPAEDGGLQPLGWLPESWPDLGPRQPGELFPLEASWQWEDDETVDPEGDPRTDAVYTKGSVVLGSEDGQLFWVLVTAGPRRGEVWMVADVGAGPVPGDDAWGFEQWVRQWHSGEAWSA from the coding sequence GTGACGGCCGCGCCTGATCAGCGTCCTGTCGAGGCCACCCTCGACTTCCTGCGTTCCGCGTTCGGGCCCGAGTGGCGTGAGCCTCCCCTCGGCCATGAGGGCGTAGCCGTGTGGGAGACCGAGAACCGGGTGACGCTCCCGGAGCCGTACAGAACCTTCGTTGCGGAGATCAGCAACGGGTGCAGCCTCGGTCCCGCAGAAGACGGCGGTCTGCAGCCGCTCGGGTGGCTGCCGGAGAGTTGGCCGGACCTCGGTCCGCGGCAGCCGGGAGAACTGTTCCCCCTGGAGGCGTCCTGGCAGTGGGAGGACGACGAGACGGTCGATCCTGAGGGCGATCCACGCACCGATGCCGTGTACACCAAGGGGTCGGTCGTTCTCGGCTCGGAGGACGGGCAGTTGTTCTGGGTGCTGGTGACCGCGGGGCCCCGCCGGGGCGAGGTCTGGATGGTGGCCGACGTGGGAGCCGGCCCGGTGCCCGGGGATGACGCATGGGGCTTCGAGCAGTGGGTGCGGCAGTGGCACTCCGGTGAGGCTTGGTCGGCCTGA
- a CDS encoding SRPBCC family protein: MARNRRLILSSPSRVWDLLSDGRRYGEWVSGTQQATAADPHWPEVGARLEVRVGLGPLTLEDVCVVRICEPRRRLELEAKADPFGAARIAMHLIPWGESTLFLLDWHPLRGPGTRMHGLPVDYLVSIRNGMMLTKLARIAVREHHGSAGGALQSTRSG; encoded by the coding sequence GTGGCCCGGAATCGCCGGTTGATCCTGAGCTCGCCGTCCAGGGTCTGGGACCTGCTGTCCGACGGCCGGCGCTACGGGGAATGGGTCTCGGGGACGCAGCAGGCCACCGCCGCGGACCCGCACTGGCCGGAAGTGGGCGCCCGCCTGGAGGTCCGGGTCGGGCTCGGCCCTCTGACCCTCGAGGACGTCTGCGTCGTACGCATCTGCGAGCCGCGACGCCGCCTGGAGCTGGAGGCGAAGGCGGATCCCTTCGGAGCGGCCCGCATCGCCATGCACCTGATCCCCTGGGGCGAGAGCACCCTTTTCCTTCTCGACTGGCATCCCCTGCGGGGCCCCGGCACCCGGATGCACGGGCTCCCCGTGGACTACCTCGTCTCGATCCGCAACGGCATGATGCTGACGAAGCTGGCCCGGATCGCGGTACGCGAGCATCACGGCAGTGCCGGTGGTGCTCTGCAGAGCACCCGGAGCGGATGA
- a CDS encoding maltokinase N-terminal cap-like domain-containing protein codes for MALIHRTTMTPTKRELLTEWLPKQSWYVGDAGTPELVKAGGFRLDDPEGAVGIEFMVVVDTTAREPVAYLVPMSYRGAALEGVPGEALIGTAEHGVLGTRWVYDGVHDPVVTAQLRALLRGEAMPQHQSESDAPDPTVTVHGAGLDDAFDVHVNRVLQPAEAVQRPSGHLVAGWTWPNGTAARGVLAAVEPR; via the coding sequence ATGGCCTTAATCCACCGCACCACCATGACGCCCACCAAGCGGGAACTGCTCACCGAGTGGCTACCGAAGCAGAGTTGGTACGTGGGCGACGCGGGAACGCCGGAACTGGTCAAGGCCGGCGGATTCCGTCTGGACGATCCGGAGGGCGCGGTCGGGATCGAGTTCATGGTCGTGGTGGACACCACCGCGCGGGAGCCGGTGGCGTATCTGGTACCGATGAGCTACCGCGGTGCGGCGCTGGAGGGCGTCCCGGGCGAGGCGCTGATCGGCACCGCGGAGCACGGGGTGCTCGGCACCCGTTGGGTCTACGACGGCGTCCACGACCCGGTGGTGACGGCGCAGCTGCGTGCACTCCTGCGCGGCGAGGCGATGCCGCAGCACCAGAGCGAGAGCGACGCCCCTGACCCGACCGTCACCGTGCACGGCGCCGGCCTCGACGACGCGTTCGACGTTCACGTCAACCGCGTCCTGCAGCCGGCGGAGGCCGTGCAGAGGCCGTCCGGACACCTCGTCGCCGGATGGACCTGGCCGAACGGAACGGCTGCGCGGGGTGTGCTCGCCGCTGTGGAGCCGCGGTAA
- a CDS encoding DUF4190 domain-containing protein — protein MPAPPALNGLAIASLVTSLLCLAPLGLVLGCVALWQIPRRRQRGKGLAIAGVSVSGAILLLAAVVIPVVDFRVWTLPARSDSGDVTKPGWTTIQSIRAGDCFTPRGGLTEPGTPPLGGSVELTPCDTPHRAEAYASFALPEGDFPGLDGIAATAWPQCARLFTDYALDPLAFGRLQTYYFHPDEEGWAAGRRTVVCWVARPDNTELDVSVRGNASDLDAAQREFLAAMKPLNTAGALRPAKSPQQDLAGATAWAGHMAQAQAETIRLLKDADLPGAEAPTGRLVAELEAGLPFWQQAAEAPDADTFLSHLRSVDQHDGEQPHRRIRGLLDLPLPTSEPTQELERTAASTADRVRRAGRDRS, from the coding sequence ATGCCCGCGCCACCGGCGTTGAACGGCCTGGCGATCGCCTCCCTGGTGACGTCGTTGCTCTGCCTCGCGCCCCTGGGGCTGGTCCTCGGCTGCGTCGCGCTGTGGCAGATCCCCAGACGGAGACAGCGGGGCAAGGGCCTCGCGATCGCCGGTGTCTCCGTCTCCGGAGCGATCCTCCTGCTGGCCGCCGTCGTCATCCCGGTCGTCGACTTCAGGGTCTGGACACTTCCCGCTCGCAGCGACAGCGGCGACGTCACAAAGCCGGGCTGGACCACGATCCAGTCGATCCGCGCCGGTGACTGCTTCACCCCGCGTGGCGGGCTGACGGAACCGGGGACGCCGCCGCTGGGCGGAAGTGTGGAACTGACCCCCTGCGACACGCCGCACCGCGCGGAGGCCTACGCCTCCTTCGCCCTCCCCGAGGGTGACTTCCCGGGGCTCGACGGCATCGCGGCGACCGCCTGGCCACAGTGCGCGAGGCTCTTCACGGACTACGCGCTCGATCCGCTGGCCTTCGGACGGCTGCAGACCTACTACTTCCATCCCGACGAGGAGGGATGGGCGGCCGGGCGGCGCACCGTGGTGTGCTGGGTGGCCCGGCCGGACAACACCGAACTCGACGTCTCGGTACGCGGGAACGCCTCCGATCTGGACGCCGCCCAACGGGAGTTCCTCGCGGCGATGAAACCGCTGAACACCGCCGGCGCACTCCGCCCGGCGAAGAGTCCGCAGCAGGACCTCGCCGGCGCCACCGCCTGGGCCGGACACATGGCCCAGGCGCAGGCCGAGACCATCCGGCTGCTCAAGGACGCCGACCTTCCGGGCGCGGAAGCGCCCACCGGCCGGCTCGTGGCGGAACTCGAAGCGGGACTGCCCTTCTGGCAGCAGGCAGCCGAAGCACCCGACGCCGACACCTTCCTCAGCCATCTGCGGTCCGTCGACCAGCACGACGGAGAACAGCCCCACCGCCGGATACGCGGCCTGCTGGATCTCCCCCTGCCCACGTCCGAACCGACCCAGGAACTCGAGCGCACCGCCGCCTCCACAGCCGATCGGGTCCGCCGGGCCGGCAGGGATCGCAGTTGA
- a CDS encoding DNRLRE domain-containing protein, whose product MSTTLPQVAYASSGPSSDGDGKGVLESLTDWLGGDDGEEASPSAPPPSDAGVADRQKLPKGKNAPKAKRVEELTDRRTENARYWQLSDGRTEMELSAVPTAYRHGSGKKAAWKAIDTSVRASRAKGFDFANTTNTLHSRFGSDADRLLRVEAGDGRSVTMGLPGADALKPVAKGSTVTYRDAVDGADLTYEVGAGRVKENIVLDERPSGPVTFTFKLDVDGLRPKQTRDGAVHFYGESADPVLVIPAGFMTDSKKDASSPYGTTYSTAVGQKLTNAGGGWMLTLTPDEKWLAAKERQYPVTIDPTIEIAPTPTTAQDVMISSDGPASNYDNNWRLSVGNTSSGSSRALLRFPLSQIPAGTRVEAADLRLYYDQTHTTSGGEVRLEAHRATQEWSEETATWDNAQDITGELSGTSVVVDDGDAGRTAAVGAWPASGNTDYTQYAVNGDYLYNKDSVAGDAYTWQPSLPEDGTYQVEVHNVPAVDRATDAPYTVTYEGGSKQYTVDQKSGSGGVWKTLGSHPFTAGTSGKVVLGDGPASASTAVVADAVRFTKGSVVTKKPGEVSTWHSFPVARTVQQWIDGTYENHGFVVKAGDESSNGPQGGPRYEGSEFGYGGETATYPRLVLTFGRQGVNLDSPSVIHSTGAELHWSDYRDPDAGSTADDLVEYQVHRSVFQSFTPSAATLVAPVDASANGFTDTTAVPTAVGSADPFGRAYYYMVAVKTKDGQVIASPTQLVRLPKAGRTTKVITAGQDTTLTSAQPTTPHDTFEEYGPQPWLTVGNNSTPYGNTRTLLDFGDLDLPASSRVLQATVRLWGTQSTRSAAGAVYELRPLTRDFDESATWNRATAATAWTTPGGDVGEAVSDIGAISNDPSRHDWDVTSLAQGWVRDPDTRHGVAIKTVDEAAAQERSVFLSSEAPEQRLRPELVVTYIDATPESTYHAPGTPARMTPNTTYTVDVTLTNTTDQEWTAAGNELTYRWELPDGTDVTTGGNQIRTALPQDLAPGASVTIPAQVKTPINSASGNKRTEYTLTWEVQNTVGWSRRMPRSRIASPPSASITAMSTAIRPGRVRYPVAAACAARR is encoded by the coding sequence GTGAGTACCACGCTGCCGCAGGTCGCGTATGCGTCGTCCGGCCCGTCGTCGGACGGTGACGGCAAGGGCGTGCTCGAGTCGCTCACCGACTGGCTGGGCGGGGACGACGGCGAGGAGGCGTCGCCGTCGGCCCCGCCGCCCTCGGACGCGGGTGTCGCCGACCGGCAGAAGCTGCCGAAGGGGAAGAACGCGCCGAAGGCGAAGCGGGTCGAGGAGCTGACGGACCGGCGCACCGAGAACGCCCGGTACTGGCAGCTGTCCGACGGCCGGACCGAGATGGAACTGTCGGCGGTACCGACCGCCTACCGCCACGGCAGTGGCAAGAAGGCCGCGTGGAAGGCGATCGACACGTCCGTGCGGGCGTCGCGGGCGAAGGGTTTCGACTTCGCGAACACGACGAACACGCTGCACAGCCGGTTCGGTTCGGACGCCGACAGGCTGCTGCGGGTGGAGGCCGGTGACGGCCGGTCGGTGACGATGGGCCTGCCCGGCGCGGACGCGCTGAAACCGGTGGCCAAGGGCAGCACGGTCACCTACCGGGACGCGGTCGACGGCGCGGACCTCACCTACGAGGTGGGGGCCGGGCGGGTCAAGGAGAACATCGTCCTGGACGAACGGCCGTCCGGGCCGGTGACGTTCACGTTCAAGCTGGACGTGGACGGGCTGAGGCCGAAACAGACCAGGGACGGCGCGGTCCACTTCTACGGCGAGTCCGCCGACCCCGTGCTGGTGATCCCGGCCGGGTTCATGACGGACTCGAAGAAGGACGCCTCGTCGCCGTACGGCACCACGTACAGCACCGCGGTCGGGCAGAAGCTCACCAACGCCGGGGGCGGCTGGATGCTGACCCTCACCCCGGACGAGAAGTGGCTGGCCGCGAAGGAACGCCAGTACCCCGTCACGATCGACCCGACGATCGAGATCGCTCCCACGCCCACGACGGCGCAGGACGTGATGATCTCCTCGGACGGTCCGGCGTCGAACTACGACAACAACTGGCGTCTGTCGGTCGGCAACACGTCGAGTGGTTCCTCGCGTGCGCTGCTGCGGTTCCCGCTGTCCCAGATACCGGCCGGGACGCGCGTGGAAGCGGCCGACCTGCGGCTGTACTACGACCAGACGCACACCACCTCCGGTGGCGAGGTACGCCTTGAGGCGCACCGGGCCACCCAGGAGTGGAGCGAGGAGACGGCCACCTGGGACAACGCCCAGGACATCACAGGCGAGCTGTCCGGCACGTCCGTCGTCGTGGACGACGGGGACGCGGGCCGCACCGCGGCGGTGGGTGCGTGGCCGGCGTCGGGGAACACCGACTACACGCAGTACGCCGTCAACGGCGACTACCTGTACAACAAGGACTCGGTGGCCGGTGATGCGTACACCTGGCAGCCGAGTCTGCCGGAGGACGGCACCTACCAGGTCGAGGTGCACAACGTGCCCGCCGTCGACCGGGCCACCGACGCCCCGTACACGGTGACCTACGAGGGCGGGTCGAAGCAGTACACCGTCGACCAGAAGTCCGGCAGCGGCGGGGTGTGGAAGACCCTGGGGTCGCATCCGTTCACGGCGGGCACAAGCGGCAAGGTCGTGCTGGGCGACGGCCCGGCCTCCGCGTCGACCGCGGTCGTCGCGGACGCGGTGCGCTTCACCAAGGGCAGCGTCGTCACCAAGAAGCCGGGCGAGGTGAGCACCTGGCACTCGTTCCCGGTGGCCAGGACGGTCCAGCAGTGGATCGACGGCACGTACGAGAACCACGGTTTCGTGGTCAAGGCCGGCGACGAGAGCAGTAACGGTCCCCAGGGCGGCCCGCGGTACGAGGGCAGCGAGTTCGGCTACGGCGGTGAGACGGCCACCTACCCGCGTCTGGTACTGACCTTCGGCCGCCAGGGCGTGAACCTGGACAGCCCGTCGGTGATCCACTCCACGGGCGCGGAGCTGCACTGGTCCGACTACCGGGACCCGGACGCCGGTTCCACGGCCGACGACCTGGTCGAGTACCAGGTCCACCGCTCCGTCTTCCAGTCGTTCACGCCGTCGGCGGCGACCCTGGTGGCTCCGGTGGACGCGTCGGCGAACGGTTTCACCGACACCACGGCGGTGCCCACCGCGGTGGGCAGCGCCGACCCGTTCGGCCGGGCCTACTACTACATGGTCGCGGTGAAGACGAAGGACGGCCAGGTCATCGCCTCGCCGACCCAGCTGGTGCGGCTGCCGAAGGCGGGCCGCACCACCAAGGTGATCACCGCCGGCCAGGACACCACCCTGACCTCCGCCCAGCCGACCACACCCCACGACACGTTCGAGGAGTACGGGCCTCAGCCCTGGCTGACGGTCGGCAACAACTCCACCCCCTACGGCAACACCCGCACCCTGCTGGACTTCGGCGACCTGGACCTCCCCGCCTCCTCACGGGTCCTGCAGGCCACCGTCCGCCTCTGGGGCACTCAATCGACCCGGAGCGCCGCCGGAGCGGTCTACGAACTACGCCCGTTGACACGGGACTTCGACGAGTCGGCGACCTGGAACAGGGCCACCGCCGCCACCGCCTGGACCACCCCCGGCGGTGACGTCGGCGAGGCGGTCTCCGACATCGGCGCCATCAGCAACGACCCGTCCCGCCACGACTGGGACGTCACCTCCCTCGCGCAGGGCTGGGTGAGAGACCCGGACACCCGGCACGGCGTCGCGATCAAGACGGTCGACGAGGCCGCCGCGCAGGAGCGCTCGGTCTTCCTGTCCTCGGAGGCACCCGAGCAGCGGCTGCGGCCCGAGCTGGTCGTCACCTACATCGACGCGACACCCGAGTCGACGTACCACGCACCGGGCACGCCGGCCCGGATGACGCCGAACACCACCTACACCGTCGACGTCACCCTCACCAACACCACCGACCAGGAATGGACGGCGGCCGGAAACGAGCTGACCTACCGGTGGGAACTGCCGGACGGCACCGACGTCACCACCGGCGGCAACCAGATCCGCACCGCGCTGCCGCAGGATCTCGCTCCCGGCGCCTCCGTCACCATTCCCGCACAGGTCAAGACGCCGATCAACTCCGCCTCCGGCAACAAGCGCACCGAGTACACGCTGACCTGGGAGGTCCAGAACACCGTCGGCTGGTCACGCAGGATGCCGAGGTCACGGATTGCTTCGCCGCCGTCGGCGAGCATCACGGCTATGTCCACGGCGATCCGCCCGGGGCGTGTCCGGTACCCCGTGGCCGCAGCCTGCGCAGCACGTCGTTGA